From Salvelinus sp. IW2-2015 linkage group LG33, ASM291031v2, whole genome shotgun sequence, one genomic window encodes:
- the LOC111957578 gene encoding trifunctional nucleotide phosphoesterase protein YfkN-like: MSKPESPASHEAGQKSPASMRQPESPAQPGSYQEPTKAVIEHMVEFTHETLGHGMVSSILEWNSLKIGVMGLVEEDWLDTLGTVDKNNIHYTDYVETADRLSAELRDKGADLVIAVTHMRWRNDIRLASESNGVDLILGGHDHEYGVLEVNGILIVKSGSEFRYLSKIDVVKDQDGTFKYTCEKRATMRDLEEDAEIKQIVKGYTDNMQHMLGEVLCHTDVTLDGRCATVRRAECNLGNLITNAMLEATHAEAAILNSGTLRSDRLHPAGPLTMHDLLQILPLKDPVLVVEATGQQLYEGLENGVSIYPDLDGRFPQVSGIQFGFDPNGKPGHRVIAKTVKVQGKSLDRDRKYAVAMKEFLTKGKDGYTMFSSCPHRHDIENAQILSTILINHFESGQIVRGTKRCMSGHRMGLIKQQTLLQFISSYLSRFCYSCPRFDLGLDNQQKNLI; the protein is encoded by the exons ATGAGcaagccagagtcgcccgccagccatgaagCAGGCCAGAAGTCGCCCGCCAGCATGAgacagccagagtcgcccgcgcAGCCAGGATCGTACCAAGAGCCCACCAAAGCGGTAATTGAACACATGGTGGA GTTCACTCATGAAACGCTGGGCCATGGCATGGTCAGTAGCATCCTGGAGTGGAACAGCCTAAAGATTGGTGTCATGGGCCTGGTAGAGGAGGACTGGCTGGATACCCTGGGCACTGTGGACAAGAACAACATCCACTACACAGACTATGTGGAGACAGCTGATCGCCTTTCTGCTGAGCTGAGGGACAAAGGGGCTGACCTGGTCATCGCAGTCACACACATGAGGTGGCGTAATGACATCAGGCTAGCATCCGAGTCCAACGGTGTGGATCTCATCCTGGGAGGACATGACCATGAGTATGGGGTTCTGGAGGTCAATGGGATTCTGATCGTAAAGAGTGGCTCAGAGTTCAGGTACCTGTCAAAGATTGACGTTGTGAAGGACCAGGATGGAACGTTCAAGTACACCTGTGAAAAGAGAGCTACAATGAGAGACCTTGAGGAAGATGCGGAAATCAAACAGATTGTGAAAGGATACACTGACAATATGCAG CATATGCTTGGAGAGGTCCTGTGCCACACAGACGTGACCTTGGATGGACGCTGCGCCACCGTGAGACGAGCAGAGTGCAACCTGGGTAATCTGATCACCAACGCCATGCTGGAGGCCACTCATGCTGAGGCGGCGATTTTAAACTCAG GTACTCTGCGTTCTGACCGCTTGCACCCGGCGGGTCCCCTGACCATGCATGACCTGCTGCAGATCCTGCCACTAAAGGACCCCGTGCTGGTGGTGGAGGCTACGGGGCAGCAGCTCTACGAAGGCCTGGAGAACGGGGTCAGCATCTACCCTGATTTAGATGGAAG ATTTCCCCAGGTTTCAGGGATCCAGTTTGGCTTTGATCCCAATGGAAAACCTGGCCACAGAGTCATCGCTAAGACAGTGAAGGTTCAAGGCAAGAGTCTAGATAGAGACAGAAAGTATGCGGTGGCCATGAAAGAATTCTTAACTAAG GGCAAAGATGGCTACACTATGTTCAGTAGCTGTCCTCATAGGCACGACATAGAGAATGCTCAGATCCTGTCGACCATCCTCATCAACCACTTTGAGTCTGGCCAGATCGTCAGAGGCACGAAGAGGTGCATGTCTGGCCACAGGATGGGCCTCATCAAG CAGCAAACACTATTACAGTTTATCTCTAGCTATTTGAGTAGATTCTG CTACAGTTGTCCCCGTTTTGACCTTGGCCTGGATAATCAGCAAAAGAATCTCATCTAA